DNA from Chionomys nivalis chromosome 11, mChiNiv1.1, whole genome shotgun sequence:
ACACtacaaaaaagaaatctgataCAGCTAAAGAACACACAAAATCATTCAGCCAAACCATATCTGATACAGCAAAAGATAAAATTCCAGCTAGAAAGAAATGTGAGAAAATCCTCAACAAAAAGTCACCTGGTAAAGGTGACAGAAATTACACTGGCAAGAGATGTGAGGAGGTGTGCCATCGTAGCCCATCTCATGGTAAAGAAGATGAGCTCCAgactggagagagacagaaatcgTCTAGCCGTAGTTCACCTACCAAGTCTGAGAAAGCTCCAGCTTCTGGGAAGCCTTATAAATGCAATCACTGTGGGAAGGTCCTCAGCCATAAACAAGGGCTCGTTGACCATCAAAGAACTCATACCGGGGAGAAACCATTTGAATGTAATGAGTGTGGAATAGCTTTTAGCCAGAAGTCCCACCTGGTTGTACATCAGAGAACTCACACTGGAGAAAAACCATATGAATGTGTTCAGTGTGGCAAAGCTCATGGTCATAAACATGCCCTCACTGACCATCTAAGAGTTCATACTGGAGAAAAGCCCTACGAATGTAATCAGTGCGGAAAAACCTTTAGACACAGCTCAAACCTTATGCAGCATGTAAGATCGCACACAGGTGAGAAGCCTTATGAGTGTAAGGAATGTGGCAAATGCTTTAGATATAATTCATCTCTTACTGAACATGTGAGAACACACACAGGTGAAATACCATATGAATGTAGCGAATGTGGCAAAGCTTTTAAGTATAGTTCATCCCTGACTAAACACATGCGAATTCATACTGGCGAGAGACCATTTGAATGTGATGAGTGTGGGAAAACTTTTAGCAAAAAGTCCCACCTGGTTATACATCAGAGAACTCATACAAAGGAGAAGCCTTATAAGTGTGatgagtgtgggaaagcctttggACACAGTTCATCCCTTACTTACCATCTGCGAACTCATACAGGCGATTGCCCctttgaatgtaatcagtgtggtaaagcctttaagCAAATCGAAGGCCTTACTCAACACCAGAGAGTTCACACTggtgagaaaccctatgaatgtcccgagtgtgggaaagcctttagTCAGAAGTCACACCTCATTGTGCACCAGAGGACTCACACAGGGGAGAAGCCCTTTGAATGCTATGAATGTGGGAAGGCGTTCAGTGCGAAATCCCAGCTTGTTATACACCAGCGAtcccacactggagagaaaccctatgaatgtgctgagtgtgggaaagcctttaaACAGAACGCTTCTCTTACCAAACATATGAAAAGTCACTCAGAAGAGCAATCTAATGAGGAAAATTAATGTAGGAAATCTGACGACTGACTGGTTTGGTCTTGTTCAATGTTAAAAGATGGTCTCAACTTGATGTAGGttagaaaatcttttttaagGACATTATTCCTTGTTATACATGAGAGAATTTGAATGTGGATCTTTACATAATAGCAATggattaataataaaatttaaaattgatcCTAAACCTATACagaaaatactgtatttttaCACTTGTTATAAATTATCTCCATATTAGTACAAAATATGAAtcttaaaaaatgtaaataaggaTTTGGGGAGATAACTTAATCAGTAAAATTATTCCTgagcaagtatgaggacctgaattccacACTTAGAATCCCTGTTAAAAGCTAGATGTGGGGGCATGTGCTTGCAATCTCAGAACTGGGAAAGTTGAGACAGGAGAGTCCCTGAAACTACCTGACCAGACAGACTAGCCAAATTTGCAAGCCATATGTCACAGGGAGGAAATCTGCTTTAAAACAAGATACAGTTATCCTGAGGAAAATACATTTGACATTCGGCCtgcacatatgcactcacacatatgaccacacacatacaaaattgtGAAAATATTATTATAGTAACAAATGACCAGTAAAATATGCCAAGAATTCATTAGCTAGTAGTCTGTTGTGTACCGAAGCACCATAATTAGTATTTAATCTGTATTTCTGCTTTTGCATACTTACTGCCTTGTGTAAAATAAAAGTGTGGTTATCCCCTCTGGTATGATCTAGCTTTCTTTGCTAATGTCTATGTTGGCTCTGAATCAGTAGAAAActtactaggtttttttttttttttttaagtagcatctcactgtgtagtcctaactagcctagaacttgctatgtagaccaaactggcttcaaactaacagagatgtgcttgtctctgcctcccaagtgctgggattaaaggcttgaatAGAAAATTTTAAGGGGTTTTGTCTAGATGTTGTTAATGAGAGGTTAAGGAAAAGCTGAAAAAATGTGCTGGTAGAGAATGATGCTCAAGTTATGTTGTTAAGCACAGACAGTGGATATAGTAATTCTCACTGTGGACAAACAGGGTGTGTTTGCCTGTCTTTTCCTGCCTCTTTGTGTACAAATGTAATTATactcatatatttgtatatgaatAGACTTGTTTTTTTAATCCAGAAGAAACTTTAGTGGTTACCACTGAACACAGAAGTACAGGATTGAGGTCTGACAGTTTTATCGTGTACATGtgttatattcaaatatatattaaaatacttttatatgCACAAATTAGCACAGTTAAAAAATACAGCTAAGTCCATTCCACAGTGTTTGACAAAGTAACAAGGTTTCTATGCTCATTTATGAACAATGAATTTGTGGTATATGGCACTAAACCTTGATATTGAATTCACACAAAGATTGTCCTTTTGAACACAGATTTTGTTAACATAACGATTCACAACTGTAACAGTATTTTATTTCCCTTGTTTGCTATTAAACTGAAGAATAATTCTGGGTACAGATGAATGAAAGTGGTATTTTGAACCATCattccattttatttcatattcagAGTCTTCATTAACAAATGTCTTAGTCACGGATTTCAGCTGTACTGCAGCAAATGCCTCCATACCTTGTTCTTGCCCAGTGAGCAGATACTGTTGATGGATCACTCACTCTGCTTCTCTCAGAGTGTTTCAGAATGTCAAGCATGCACTCCAGGAGGTTCTGCCTGTCAGTTTGACTTTGTTCAAGAGACCTGTCTGCCATTTCATGCTTTACTAGCTGGTGTCTAactgctgtgatcaaacaccatgacgaaaagcaacttggggagaaaggggtttatttcatcttatggcTTCTAGTCCGTTCTCcatggaagccagggcaggaactgaaggcagaggccgtggaggagtacTGCTTGCTGGCACGCttctcatagcttgctcagcctgtacTTTTGTACATAAGGTGACAGCCGAGGGCTGCACCTACCACAGCGAGCTGGGCACTGTCTCATgcaccatcaatcaagaaaaagcaGCGCAGCTTTTCTCATGGGCATTTTCTCACCTGATGTCTCCTCACACACTCACAATCCTAGCACATAGGAAGCTGATTCAAGAAGATCACAACTTTGAAGCAAGCTTACCAAATACAGGCCCCATCTTGCTCCTTTCTCCCCCAAGAAAACATTTGGTTTTGTGTTACCTTTTATATTTTCACAGCATAGTCACTAACGCCTATCTCAAGAGAGCCATGGCCCAGTCACTAGAACTTTTCTAGTTTAATTCAGTTCTcagtaaatattttatgtgcatcgtGATCTAGCATAATAATAGGTCCTAAACAAATAGGATCAGATGCTCTCTGCACAGACTTCATTCTTGTTCCCGCCTTCCTAACTTCATTTCAGAGACAATAAAGTATAAATATAGACaaagcaaagtgtgtgtgtgtgtgtgcacgtgtacatatttgtgtgtttgtgtgcacgtgtacatatttgtgttgtgtttgtgtgcacgtgtacatatttgtgttttgtgtgtgtgtgtgtgcatgtgtacatatttgtgttgGAAGATCACCTTATGGCCATCGTGCTCCCATTTCCAAATAGCTGACCCCCTCTTGGGTGGAGAAAGTGCAGTGTGCGATCTATTTGCACCAGTTAACTTCTCACCAAAGGGAAGTCTGGTACTGTGCACAGAGCGAGAAAGGGCTTCATCTTTTAGGATAAAACAGTTGTCGGTTATGACTCTGTTTACCTTTCATGCCTTTTGAAGAACCTCTAATAGTGCCATACTTAAGATAATCAGAAGTTTAGGGATAGCTGAGCAGTTATCTCTGTTAAGGAGATGTTAGTACTTAAAATTATATGTGGTAAAACTTATCATtggtgaatgaaaaaaaatgtctgaaagaaCCAGATGTCAGGACTGAGGGGTGTCTCAGGAGGCATTGGGATAAAATGAGGATCTGAGTCTCGATCCCTAGTAGCTACATAAAAGCCAGACAGGCTGGCACTGTCTATAAACACGTGTTGAGACTGGGTGAATCCAGGGGCATATTGTCCAGCTATCtccacattcagtgagagaccctgtctcaaaaacagaaagttgagagcaagaggaagacacttgacattaCCCTCTGGCCTGCACTACTGCACTAACCTATGCATTGGCAAgtacatcttcacacacacacacacacacgagagagagagagagagagagagagagagagagagagagagagagagagagagagagagagagaggatgatgtGAACAgtgaaaaaatagagccaaaaccaaaaatatacaAACTTTAGTCCTCGGAGTTTCCCGAAGTAGGACACTGACTTTTTAAATGCAAAATCTTGAATCCCACCACAGATTAATTTAAattctaaaacttatgttttcattttcctcataTCCAAGACCAAGAGGGGCAGGGCATTTACATCCCGTTCATGACCTAATGCATCTGCGTTACAGGCTGGAGCACTTCTCTTGAGAAGTGAAGCTGAAGCTCCCTAGACACCGTCATCCAGAAGCATCCCTGATTGGAGGCCAAACTACAGCTCCCATTCGTTTTCAATTTGTACGTGCATCAAATTCAGCTCCTAATCAGAGAATCCCAAATTCCGCTTCCGCACAGCTGTCAGAATTCTTTGCCTAGCTGCAGACATGAGCCGATGCGTGTGACAGTTGTAATTGTGTGCCTTGTATCTTTGTTGTGTAACAGTTTTCTTCATGGTCCAAAGGTTTCTTTATGGTCTAAAGATCTGACTCAGGGAGTCCTGAAGAAGACCTCTTTAGAGCTTAGAGTGCAGTACAGGAGGCTCAGTGCATAAtgacactggcttctcttccagaggacctaggtttgattccaagAACTCACGTGACAATTTTACAACTGCAAATCCTGTTCCAGAGGATTTCAATGGCCTCCTCTGGTCTCACCCTGGTGCACAGaaatatatgcagacaaaagACCCACTGTTGGACCCTGAGTtagcatttgcattaattaagcaaaattaaccttggatcagaaggctgagttagcaactagCTGACAGAATCTATAGAGCATCAGAGGGCATCTggagagacagaaactccagaagtAGTGGGAGGGATTTTGAAAGgcctggatttttgttgttttggtggaGCAGAAGGGTGTGATTTTTTGGAGACACCAACAAGGAGAGAATGTTAATTAGTTGCTCCTCAATCTCTCTGTGCTACAAGGTTTTCACCCCAGTCTTTGAATCtcaagtcttatttataaataggaCAATAGAAATTTAGCTAAAGCTACcttaagcagcagcagcagcagcagaattcCCGCCATGCTGTGGTCTGAGCAGTCAAGCCAGTGCCAGAGAAGCAGACCAGTAACTTTGGAGTCACAATTGCTTCTGAAATAGCAGGAGATTAAGACACAGTCTCTGTGCAGAAGATAAAACAACCCACACATataaaagtagatttaaaaaaagattcgGGGTATAACAACTCTCAAGTctcaggaaatccctgaaacCAGATCTACAAGTTCCCACAAGGTTATGGAAGCAGTAATGACTGTTGAGTGAccaaactctctgacctgttGGTGCTTGCAAgccaagctccagggatctgtgAGCCCATCCTGTGCCGGGCTTTCACTGTGCCGCTGCCTTCAAATCACCCAAGCTCTTATAAGTTACCTCTTACCCATACACCTGTAAGAACCCCTAAGAAACCCATTGGCTTCCCAGCTGGACACCAGTGGGAAGTGACCTTGATGTGTCATTGTTTATTTAAGATGTGAATAGAAAAGTGTCAACAACCATCTGTATTCATCCCTCAAAGGTCTGCATCTACACAAATGACAGTTAAATTTCAACATGGCGTTTGGAGAGCACATTCAAATCACTGCACATAGAATTGTTCACTGGCCTTGTTTCAGAACCCTAGGAgcctattttgtattttttaattttattttaacgtGTGTCCCAGgaaattgtgagtttgaggctagcctgtgctacataatgAGGTCTTCTATCAAAatgacatgaaaaacaaaaaaataaccagCAGCAACAATAAACATGGATCATGGGAAAAAGAGGGTGAGTTAGACCACCAAGATTTGGGGGAGAAAAGTGAAGGAGGACCAGGGAACCTAGGGCCCACttggagagaactgacccctttAAGAACGGCTGCTCCTTACTCCCAGCAATTCCCCTGTTGGTGAGATTCCATCTCCCCCATTACCCACCCCCTCTGAATTCCAGCACCCCCGCCCATACCCAGGAAATTGCAACTGTTACTAACAGGTAAAAAAAAGCCTATCAGGAGAAGATATCGCTGGCAGGACTAATCAGGGAGGAGAGAAATCTTTCTCTGGAGTGTGCTCTGCTAAAAAATTCTCATCAACATCTCTTAAAAGAGTTGCaaagttttgcagctaaagctgactCAGAAATTTGGTTGCATCGGGGGAGGAgatgttttgcctttttttccacaggaaacaaaaagcttcaaaattattcaaaacatgccttcaaaattaataaagatcagatttgatcAGGGAAGACCTCCTAAAACTCTTGGCTACcaacataaagaaacaaagaaaactcagGACAGGTGACATTTGGGTCTCTACTCTGGTAACACATCTAAGAACAACACATCAAACATCACATTAgcagaatggaaaagaaagattagagcaaaataaaatagaatagacAAATCGTAAGTTGAAGAAATGAAAAGTTTACTTTTTGAGACTTGAAACTTGTAAAGCAGTAAATAGGCTAAGAAATGAGAGCCAACCACATTAGAAAGGGGCTACCTTACACTAGTGCCAGCCCAGGAACAGAAGGGGCACAAAAGCAGGACTGTGAATGATTGTCACCAAATTAGACATGTAAGAAACACAGGAAATTCTAGAGACAGaaaacccaaaaagaaagaaaatccaaaactGGTCAATGGCAAATAAGGAGACTAAATAGCCAAAACCTTGAAGGAAGAACAAACCCAGGACCTAAGAGTTTCACTGGTGAACTGTAGCACACTACACCTGTTCTGCTGTGCTATGTTCTGCGTCTACTATGGTACCATGCCTGTAGCACACTGCCTGTACTACAGGAATGGATGTTTCGCaagctgggcaaggggctggagattgaagcacacagacacacagagacagaggcatggGTCATTCTTGAATTCctcaagaatgccaattttattgtgttccagggcagcttatatagtgccttCCCTGACTATGCTCTCGGGATCCTTCAGCTGCaagccaccagaaaccactcccctgtctcgtcctcagagcagctgcaaacacaggaaaacaagctgtttactccagcacaggaaattcagggtccacagtccccaacagtgAGTTCTACCAAACGAAGAAtttctaaaaatcatttttaaactcTTCAACAAATTAGAAGAGAAATTACTTCCAAATTCATTGCACAAATAAATATCACTGATACCAAGTAGAGACAAGGGCTCCATGTCATAAAAACAAGGGAAAGCATTGGGGGCTGACAAAGGGACTCAGAAGATGACATGCTTCCACATGATGGAAGTGGGGGGCTCGACTTGCATGgatcatcctctgacctccataggcatgtCTTAGCTAATTCGCGAACACATATACTGTTCACATGTACACATCACTTTATATGGGGATGGAGCAGGATGATACTAGTAAGGATTTAGTGTGGGAATAAATccaagatataaaaagaaaaaatattacacaAATGTCAGGGAATTCATAAAAAATTCATAAAACCACaatggtttctagctatggaaaTGGGAAGAATATTGTTAATGAGCTAAAAATGTTGACAGAAAGGCAGGCAACCTACTAGAGGAGGGaggttttacttttctccataatGAATTTAAAGTAATTCAAGCTGAAGTAGAAGAGTCTGCTGGAGAAAGAATTTAACTAGAGGCATACATTGTGATAGAATGCAAATAAGATGTGTGGGCTAGAAAATAGGGGGTTAATGATGTGGAAAAATGTATAAAGATATCACAATGCATGGATttttgagagagggagagagagagagagagagagagagagagagagagagagaaacagagagtgcAAACAGGTAGAAAATGCACCTGCGATGGTTATTCTTGCTTGTTAACTTGACTGCATCATAACTAAAACCCTAGAAACTGGATGCGGAGGGATTCTTTTTTCCAgttaaatcatttgaaatgggaagactCACTTTTAATCCAAATATTTTGAATGGGGGAAGAtatacctttaatctgggccacacctacTGGTgccagcctatataaaggacacgGAAGAAGAAACCTTGCTCTCTGTTGCTTGCTCTCATAGGCAAGTCCATTCCGTCATTGGCATTAGAGCCAGATTCCACCTTATACTGAAGATCAGTGGAGACATCCAACCTTgtagactgaacaactactggattctggGACCCTCTGGAACCACAGTCTGTAAGCTGTTCTAATAAAGTCCATATGAATATGTAACCATTTGTATCTCCTTAAATTTGAATATGTATTTATTCTGTAAGCTCTGTTCCTCCAGAGACCTGACTAATACAGACTTTGGTACCAAAGTTGTTCTAGAACAGCAGATCTATGAGGACAAATGTTTTCAGTATCTGGAACAGGCTTTTCAATTTGCTAACACCTATAGTTTCTAAAGCCTCCAGTTACTGAAATCTTCCCTTGAAGCTCGGAGAGCACTGAATGTCCATGGTGTGGACTATCTTACAAACTGAAGGGTGCAGATGTATTCAACTATCCTGGTTCACCATTTGTGAGAGGCAATGGATTCACGCTTCTCTATATAAAACTTTTGACAATTTgaggaaaaataaggaaaactatgtTGGTTGATGCTCCTAACATCTCTGGATGAACTGACAATGGAAATGAATGTGCTCCATGataaaattaaccaatttctagtaTGTCAGTGAAAAATAACAATGACCTTGGTGATAAAATTGACCAGCTCCAGATGTGCGTAAACAATCTAAAGGTTTCTAAGCATAGCCATGAAGATAGTCGTCTCACCAGGAGCCGGAGAAGACAAGTTGCAGAAAACTGAACTGAAGCCCTCATAAGACTGCTGTGGGTCAACGGTCTTTTATCCcatcacttgtattatttttaataaagcactgattggccagtagccaggcaggaagtataggcagggtgaccaggtggagtgatgagaacaggagaattctgggaagagaagagactcagtctgcagtcgtcactcagacacagaggaagcaagatgaggatgccgcgctgaaaaagataccaagccacgtagctaacatagacaagaataataggctaatataaaatgtaagaaagagttacTAAGAAGCCTGttctaataggtcaaccagtttatgattaatgtagacctctgtgtgtttctttgggattgaatggctgtggcaccaggcaggatagaaacctcagtcaacataagACTGACTGATGTACAACAAAAATTCATGTCCCAGCATCAAAGGGTGGAGAGTGTTGGTGGTTAAAGTAAGGGTATTAATTAATAATGGATAGGACCCTGTAACTTGGGATGGGTATGTGTAGAAGGACCCTATTGAGGCTGAGAACTTTGAACCCTCCAATTTCCAATGGTTTTTATCTCACCCAAGGAAGTAGTTTTTCTACCCTCAGCAGATAGACTCCTACCCCCGAAATATTGCCTTTTCTGCCTTTAACTGAGGAAATCAATGCTTCATTGTCTGCTAAACCAGTAGTGGCTTTCCCTGAAAAAGAGGGCAGGCAAGACAGTGCTGATGTCCCTCAGGACCCACAAGAGTTGCCTCCATACCTTTAATCAGACAGAAGGTAATGCAGGCACatagaggggagagaggaagtatATCCATGAGGAGAGGTGCTACACTACAAAAGAGTTTAGTTTGCTAATTTATTCAAGGAGAAGTCTGGCAAATATGTGAAAGAGTGGATTTTAAGGGTGTGGAATAGTTATAGATGGAACATAAAACCAGATCAGGCTGAATTTGTTGAGATGGACCCACTGAGTGCAGAATCTAAGTTTAACTTGCACAGTTAAAAAAGATGGCAGAAGTTAGAATGGCTGAAGCGTTTGTCAAAAGCTAGCCTAATGAAAAGGAGTTGGAAATGCCTGATATCCCTTGACTTAGTGTTGATGAAGGGATTTTAAAGCTATGGGGAAATTTTTTTGCTGCCTGCCAAGCCCCCATCAGTGCAGGGCTCAAAGGGAAGCCATGGAGTCAGCACATACTAGACTTTTTTATCTAAGGGGGCTAAGGGAAAAAGACACtctctgttgactgagttttctatcCTGCCCAGGTCCCGCAattgttaagttccaaagaaatcacacagaggtctacattaactataaactgattggcccattcgctcaagcttcttattaactcttataacttatgctATCCCATTATTCTTGCATGTGGCTCAGTATcttatttggtgaggcagtcacatcttgcttcttctgtggctgggtcaggactgctttcctcttcctcgaattctcctgttctcatcaccccacctctacttcctgcctggttgtcccacctatactactggccaatcagagtttatttaaaatataattgacagaatagagaccattgtcccataccacttctccctcttttttaaaaaaaaaaaacccaagaactcTGAACCTaatatcttttgtttagcttttcttttgaccattagccataacaatttgtaaccaacattctaaacaaaggaaaatatccatagtccatttttgtgggtgtagttttccaagCTACTTCCTGTTGGTTAgggacactgataatcttatggggacctaaagaaaatttagaattatgatcaagtcctgactggtgTGTCCTGTGAGGCTTGACCATCTCAGgtagcagtcttgaatctgttctggatgtagaactcagacatctgggccatctgttcctaccggatatctcaggtggtcttccttgatcaaatctgatttttcttaactctgaataaatccatagtttctcattttctgtggaaacaaaaggaaatcctcttctccaaagtaacatatcttttgacttcaattttgaattcaaggtattttcaaaatatctattttggattaattcagcagcatttataaacaaatgctCGGGAATTGGCAGAATTCTCACATTGGTTTCCTGACCTGTAGAATGTTTAGTTGGATTTCTCTTTTTGGGGGGTGTGAGGTTCCACCCAGGTCCCACCATGAAAACTCATTCTTAGTTGCAAATGCCTGACtttggtttaatttatttttagccagttttacttttctttttattttatttttttatttttattttgctttgtaaataataccatttaaaatttccacctcccccctcctcccatttcccttcccctccccctccagtcctaagagagggcagggtatcctgccctgtgggaagtctaaggccctcccccctccatccaggtctaggaaggtatgcatccaaacagactaggatcccaaaaaaccagtacatgcagtagaatcaaatcccagtgtcattatcattggcttctcagtctgcccccattgtcatccacattcagagagtccagtttgatcacatgctcatccagtcccagttcagctggctttggtgagctcccattagatcagcctcaCCATCCCAGTGGGTGGAcgaacccctcacagtcctgacttccttgctcatattctccctccttctgctcttcaactggaccttgggagctcagtctagtgctctgatgtgagtctctggctctatctccatccatcgctggatgaaggttctatggtggtattcagatattcatcagtgtggctatgggacaaggccagttcaggcaccctctcctctattaccCAAGGACCTAACTGGGGGACATCCCCATGAACACCTGGGATcgcctctagagccaagtctcttgccaaccctaaaatggctcctttaattaagatatcttcttccttgctcccatatctgcccttcctccatctcaaccatatcactcccccaagctctccccaatcctccccttctcccttctctctccccctctccccttccccccaccccacctctaccCTCATTTAGccaacttttctaacttaaattattctgtttCTCGTCTATGTTTTGCCATgggcttttctttaaaaacaattattgattttttattgagttctacatttttctctgctaccctccctgcctctccattccccttcaaccctctcccaaggtccccatgctcccaatttac
Protein-coding regions in this window:
- the Zfp37 gene encoding zinc finger protein 37 homolog isoform X6, with protein sequence MYVKKEWEQLKPAQRNLSMGNQDPKQGMISKLEKEEEPSSLGEAKTTSPHGVSKIARPKESEANEKLPLPVFEVQQDDDHIEEKQKSRGKLIEEATFKKKNSTSKKSSACALLEKKKVSTKHVPSKKKLPKSDSHGKSLKQNLDLPDQIKNTTKKKSDTAKEHTKSFSQTISDTAKDKIPARKKCEKILNKKSPGKGDRNYTGKRCEEVCHRSPSHGKEDELQTGERQKSSSRSSPTKSEKAPASGKPYKCNHCGKVLSHKQGLVDHQRTHTGEKPFECNECGIAFSQKSHLVVHQRTHTGEKPYECVQCGKAHGHKHALTDHLRVHTGEKPYECNQCGKTFRHSSNLMQHVRSHTGEKPYECKECGKCFRYNSSLTEHVRTHTGEIPYECSECGKAFKYSSSLTKHMRIHTGERPFECDECGKTFSKKSHLVIHQRTHTKEKPYKCDECGKAFGHSSSLTYHLRTHTGDCPFECNQCGKAFKQIEGLTQHQRVHTGEKPYECPECGKAFSQKSHLIVHQRTHTGEKPFECYECGKAFSAKSQLVIHQRSHTGEKPYECAECGKAFKQNASLTKHMKSHSEEQSNEEN
- the Zfp37 gene encoding zinc finger protein 37 homolog isoform X3, which gives rise to MYVKKEWEQLKPAQRNLSMGKNNSPSLGLCSLQSLLPQVSMGNQDPKQGMISKLEKEEEPSSLGEAKTTSPHGVSKIARPKESEANEKLPLPVFEVQQDDDHIEEKQKSRGKLIEEATFKKKNSTSKKSSACALLEKKKVSTKHVPSKKKLPKSDSHGKSLKQNLDLPDQIKNTTKKKSDTAKEHTKSFSQTISDTAKDKIPARKKCEKILNKKSPGKGDRNYTGKRCEEVCHRSPSHGKEDELQTGERQKSSSRSSPTKSEKAPASGKPYKCNHCGKVLSHKQGLVDHQRTHTGEKPFECNECGIAFSQKSHLVVHQRTHTGEKPYECVQCGKAHGHKHALTDHLRVHTGEKPYECNQCGKTFRHSSNLMQHVRSHTGEKPYECKECGKCFRYNSSLTEHVRTHTGEIPYECSECGKAFKYSSSLTKHMRIHTGERPFECDECGKTFSKKSHLVIHQRTHTKEKPYKCDECGKAFGHSSSLTYHLRTHTGDCPFECNQCGKAFKQIEGLTQHQRVHTGEKPYECPECGKAFSQKSHLIVHQRTHTGEKPFECYECGKAFSAKSQLVIHQRSHTGEKPYECAECGKAFKQNASLTKHMKSHSEEQSNEEN
- the Zfp37 gene encoding zinc finger protein 37 homolog isoform X2, translated to MAAPEPADSDAKEWEQLKPAQRNLSMGKNNSPSLGLCSLQSLLPQVSMGNQDPKQGMISKLEKEEEPSSLGEAKTTSPHGVSKIARPKESEANEKVQQDDDHIEEKQKSRGKLIEEATFKKKNSTSKKSSACALLEKKKVSTKHVPSKKKLPKSDSHGKSLKQNLDLPDQIKNTTKKKSDTAKEHTKSFSQTISDTAKDKIPARKKCEKILNKKSPGKGDRNYTGKRCEEVCHRSPSHGKEDELQTGERQKSSSRSSPTKSEKAPASGKPYKCNHCGKVLSHKQGLVDHQRTHTGEKPFECNECGIAFSQKSHLVVHQRTHTGEKPYECVQCGKAHGHKHALTDHLRVHTGEKPYECNQCGKTFRHSSNLMQHVRSHTGEKPYECKECGKCFRYNSSLTEHVRTHTGEIPYECSECGKAFKYSSSLTKHMRIHTGERPFECDECGKTFSKKSHLVIHQRTHTKEKPYKCDECGKAFGHSSSLTYHLRTHTGDCPFECNQCGKAFKQIEGLTQHQRVHTGEKPYECPECGKAFSQKSHLIVHQRTHTGEKPFECYECGKAFSAKSQLVIHQRSHTGEKPYECAECGKAFKQNASLTKHMKSHSEEQSNEEN
- the Zfp37 gene encoding zinc finger protein 37 homolog isoform X4; translation: MAAPEPADSDAKEWEQLKPAQRNLSMGNQDPKQGMISKLEKEEEPSSLGEAKTTSPHGVSKIARPKESEANEKLPLPVFEVQQDDDHIEEKQKSRGKLIEEATFKKKNSTSKKSSACALLEKKKVSTKHVPSKKKLPKSDSHGKSLKQNLDLPDQIKNTTKKKSDTAKEHTKSFSQTISDTAKDKIPARKKCEKILNKKSPGKGDRNYTGKRCEEVCHRSPSHGKEDELQTGERQKSSSRSSPTKSEKAPASGKPYKCNHCGKVLSHKQGLVDHQRTHTGEKPFECNECGIAFSQKSHLVVHQRTHTGEKPYECVQCGKAHGHKHALTDHLRVHTGEKPYECNQCGKTFRHSSNLMQHVRSHTGEKPYECKECGKCFRYNSSLTEHVRTHTGEIPYECSECGKAFKYSSSLTKHMRIHTGERPFECDECGKTFSKKSHLVIHQRTHTKEKPYKCDECGKAFGHSSSLTYHLRTHTGDCPFECNQCGKAFKQIEGLTQHQRVHTGEKPYECPECGKAFSQKSHLIVHQRTHTGEKPFECYECGKAFSAKSQLVIHQRSHTGEKPYECAECGKAFKQNASLTKHMKSHSEEQSNEEN